The sequence CCTGCTCACCTCCAAAAAGCATATGCACATCTTGAGATTCCAAAAGGCTCACTTCCAGTTACAGAGAAGGTCTGTTCAGAGGAGCTTTCACTTCCTATGCACCCATTCTTAACAGATGAGCAAATAGAAGAAGTCTCTTCAGCCATAAATTCTTTCTGAGCGGTGAATTCGATGAAGATATCCATCCCACTTCGAGCCTTCCACAATTACGGTGGAATATCAAGGTGCATCTGGGAGCTTTCCAAAAATTATTCTCATTCACACGAAGTCCACATTTTTTCAAGCCAGTTTGAATCCCCTCCATTTAAAGTATCCCACCATCCCGTTTTTTCGTTTTCGTCTCCCCCCTTCCTTGCTGAGCTTTCTTTTGCAATCAACTCTCAAAAGGCTTTGGATTCATTTTTTTCCGATATTGTGTATTCTCCAGCTACAGCATGCTATAAAGCAGATGTCTTTACTGCAAACTCTTGCCATAAGGCAGCAGTCGAGCTCTTTTCACAACAAAGAGGCCATATGTACTCTTTTTTAAAGGCGCTTGAACCAAAATCTCGCATTGTTATTGAAATAGAAAAACGCAATTATCAACAAGATAACTACCAAAAAATAACTGCCATATCAAAGCGCACAAAAGAGGAACTGATGCAATACTATAACGTTCCCGCAGATGACATAGTCGTGATCTATCCTGGAGTAGATACAGACATCTTTAAGCCATCGACAAAAAGTCGCATTTTGATACGCAAAAAATATTCCATTCCAGCCAACATCCCCATCCTTCTTTTTTGCGGTCATGAGTTCAAGAGAAAAGGCCTTGCTCAGCTAATAACCGCACTTGCAAAAGTAAAGCGAGACTGGAGGCTTATAGTAATTGGTGGCGACAAAAAAGACTACTATGAAAATCTTGCTCGGAAACATAAGATTTTAGACAAAATACTATTCTTAGGCTTTGTTAAAAGCCTTGCAGACGTTTTCAATGGTTCTGATGTTTTTGTTTTTCCTACAACCTATGAACCTTATGGAATGGTAATAACAGAGGCACTATCCTCCGGCCTTCCAGTTGTTACTTCAAAAATTGCAGGAGCGGCTGAGCTTATGACTCATGGCAAAGAAGGCTTTCTTCTTGACGATCCCTTTGATATCTTAGGCATTTCAGAATACAT is a genomic window of Candidatus Anstonellales archaeon containing:
- a CDS encoding glycosyltransferase family 4 protein; this translates as MKISIPLRAFHNYGGISRCIWELSKNYSHSHEVHIFSSQFESPPFKVSHHPVFSFSSPPFLAELSFAINSQKALDSFFSDIVYSPATACYKADVFTANSCHKAAVELFSQQRGHMYSFLKALEPKSRIVIEIEKRNYQQDNYQKITAISKRTKEELMQYYNVPADDIVVIYPGVDTDIFKPSTKSRILIRKKYSIPANIPILLFCGHEFKRKGLAQLITALAKVKRDWRLIVIGGDKKDYYENLARKHKILDKILFLGFVKSLADVFNGSDVFVFPTTYEPYGMVITEALSSGLPVVTSKIAGAAELMTHGKEGFLLDDPFDILGISEYIDTLLADEKLRKRMGKYARNTATKYNWKKISMQMMSVFEKVINEKR